In Helianthus annuus cultivar XRQ/B chromosome 9, HanXRQr2.0-SUNRISE, whole genome shotgun sequence, the following are encoded in one genomic region:
- the LOC110880059 gene encoding protein NUCLEAR FUSION DEFECTIVE 4 isoform X2, with product MPYWILWLALVVATNSGAWMGTAVLVTNMRNFPLNRGTIAGLLKGYVALSAAVFTEVYTMVLKGSASSLLLFFTLGIPVVCCLLMYYVRPCTPAYEADPSETAHFLFTQGASVVLAVFLLTTTILKDVFTISNALSYTFIGIMMVLLMAPLAIPVKMTLFPSNKKLNPPAGSSSDNLIVTDPLLTKSTSEPNVTNINDGDDISEVDELLAVGEGAVKIKKKTRPRRGEDFTFREAVVKADFWLLWLVYFLGVGSGVTVLNNLAQIGVSLGFNDTTTLLSLFSFCNFLGRLGGGAVSEYFVRLKMIPRTFLTMVTQIIMVMTYLLYASALNGTLYVATALLGICYGVQFGVMIPTSSELFGLKNFGLIYNFMGLGNPIGALLFSGMLAGYVYDTEQAKQGGSTCMGPDCFRVTFFVLAGVCSLGVILSLILTIRIRPVYQMLYASGSFRLSQSSDH from the exons ttGTGGCTTGCCCTCGTCGTTGCTACTAACAGCGGCGCGTGGATGGGGACGGCTGTGCTTGTTACCAACATGAGGAATTTCCCACTCAATAGAGGCACAATTGCTGGCCTTCTCAAAGGTTATGTTGCCTTAAGTGCTGCAGTGTTCACTGAGGTTTACACTATGGTCTTAAAAGGATCAGCTTCTTCTTTACTATTGTTTTTTACACTCGGGATTCCTGTCGTATGCTGTCTTTTAATGTACTATGTTAGACCTTGTACTCCAGCTTATGAAGCCGACCCATCAGAAACCGCCCATTTTCTTTTCACTCAAGGGGCTAGTGTTGTGCTTGCAGTCTTTCTTTTAACCACCACGATACTAAAGGACGTTTTCACCATAAGTAACGCGTTATCATACACGTTTATTGGGATAATGATGGTTCTTTTGATGGCTCCTCTTGCCATTCCTGTTAAAATGACTCTATTTCCTTCTAACAAGAAACTTAACCCGCCAGCTGGCTCCTCTTCGGATAATTTGATTGTAACCGATCCATTGCTGACTAAGTCTACTTCAGAACCGAACGTTACAAATattaatgatggtgatgatattTCTGAGGTGGATGAGCTTCTTGCTGTTGGTGAAGGGGCggttaaaataaaaaagaaaacaaGGCCTAGAAGAGGTGAAGACTTCACATTTCGTGAAGCGGTTGTGAAAGCCGATTTTTGGCTTTTATGGTTGGTTTATTTTCTTGGCGTTGGCTCGGGTGTTACTGTTCTTAATAATCTTGCCCAAATTGGTGTTTCGCTTGGGTTTAATGATACAACAACTTTGTTGAGTTTATTTAGTTTTTGCAATTTTCTGGGCCGGCTTGGAGGCGGGGCTGTTTCTGAATACTTTGTGAG GTTAAAAATGATTCCTCGTACGTTTTTGACAATGGTGACGCAAATAATAATGGTGATGACGTATCTTTTATACGCATCGGCTCTTAATGGGACGTTATATGTTGCAACGGCATTGCTTGGGATTTGTTATGGTGTGCAATTTGGTGTTATGATTCCAACTTCGTCCGAGCTTTTTGGATTGAAAAACTTTGGTTTAATATATAATTTCATGGGTTTAGGAAACCCGATAGGTGCTCTTTTATTCTCTGGGATGCTCGCGGGTTATGTATATGATACAGAGCAAGCTAAGCAAGGTGGGTCCACGTGCATGGGCCCGGATTGTTTCAGGGTCACCTTCTTTGTTCTTGCGGGTGTGTGTAGTCTAGGTGTAATCTTGAGCTTAATCTTAACCATTAGGATCAGGCCCGTTTACCAAATGCTTTATGCTAGTGGATCGTTTCGTTTGTCACAAAGCTCGGATCATTGA
- the LOC110880060 gene encoding protein NUCLEAR FUSION DEFECTIVE 4 has product MWALKAGSRPPWVGLAAAVWVQIASGNAYSFPLYSHSLKSVLGLSQQQLTILGVANDFGENVGILPGIASNKYPPWVVLLVGVVASFFGYGVIWLAVTQTVHNMPYWVLWLALVVATNSSAWLGTAVLVTNMRNFPLSRGTVAGILKGYVGLSAAVFTEVYTMVLKGSASALLLFFTLGIPVICFSLMYYIRPCTPASEADPSETAYFLFTQGASIVLAVFLLTTTILKDFLTLNNALSYTFIGIMVVLLMAPLAIPVKMTLFPSNKKLNPPAGAADNATVTDPLLTQPIPEPNVKNLNDDDDDDESELDVLLAVGEGAVKIKKKRRPRRGEDFTFREAIVKADFWLLWFVYFLGVGSGVTVLNNLAQIGVSLGFNDTTTLLSLFSFCNFLGRLGGGVVSEYFVRLKTIPRTFLTTVTQIIMVMTYLLYASALNGTLYVATALLGICYGVQFGVMIPTSSELFGLKNFGLIFNFMGLGNPIGALLFSGMLAGYVYDTEEAKQGGPTCMGPSCFRLTFFVLAGVCSLSAVLSLILTIRIRPVYQMLYAGGSFRLPQSAGHKS; this is encoded by the exons ATGTGGGCTCTAAAAGCTGGAAGCAGGCCACCGTGGGTGGGTCTGGCAGCTGCAGTTTGGGTCCAGATCGCATCCGGGAATGCCTACTCTTTCCCTCTGTATTCGCACAGTTTGAAATCCGTACTGGGTCTTTCTCAACAGCAGCTTACGATTCTCGGTGTTGCTAATGATTTTGGGGAAAATGTCGGTATTCTTCCGGGCATTGCTTCGAATAAATACCCACCTTGGGTTGTTCTTTTGGTGGGTGTTGTTGCTTCTTTCTTTGGGTATGGTGTTATTTGGCTTGCTGTTACTCAGACTGTTCACAACATGCCTTACTGGGTT CTGTGGCTTGCACTCGTTGTTGCCACTAACAGCAGTGCATGGTTGGGGACGGCTGTGCTTGTTACCAACATGAGGAATTTCCCACTCAGTAGGGGCACAGTTGCCGGCATTCTCAAAGGTTATGTCGGCTTAAGTGCCGCAGTTTTCACTGAAGTTTACACCATGGTCTTAAAAGGATCCGCTTCTGCTTTACTCCTCTTCTTTACACTCGGGATTCCTGTCATATGCTTCAGTTTAATGTACTATATTAGACCTTGTACTCCAGCTTCCGAAGCCGACCCATCAGAAACCGCCTATTTTCTTTTCACTCAAGGGGCTAGTATTGTGCTTGCAGTCTTCCTTTTAACCACTACAATATTAAAGGACTTTTTGACCTTAAATAACGCGTTATCATACACGTTTATTGGGATAATGGTGGTTCTTTTGATGGCTCCTCTTGCCATTCCTGTTAAAATGACTCTGTTTCCTTCTAACAAGAAGCTTAACCCGCCAGCTGGTGCTGCAGACAATGCGACTGTAACCGATCCATTGCTGACTCAGCCTATTCCAGAACCGAACGTTAAAAAtcttaatgatgatgatgatgatgatgaatcggAGTTGGATGTGCTTCTTGCTGTTGGTGAAGGCGCggttaaaattaaaaagaaaagaagaccTAGAAGAGGTGAAGATTTTACATTTCGTGAAGCGATTGTGAAAGCCGATTTTTGGCTTTTGTGGTTCGTTTATTTTCTTGGCGTCGGTTCGGGTGTTACCGTTCTTAATAATCTCGCCCAAATTGGTGTTTCGCTTGGGTTTAACGATACAACAACTTTGTTGAGTTTGTTCAGTTTCTGCAATTTTCTCGGTCGGCTTGGAGGCGGAGTTGTTTCAGAATACTTTGTAAG GTTAAAAACGATTCCTCGCACGTTTTTGACAACGGTGACACAAATAATAATGGTAATGACGTATCTTTTATACGCATCGGCTCTTAACGGGACACTATATGTTGCAACAGCATTGCTCGGGATCTGTTACGGTGTTCAGTTTGGCGTTATGATTCCAACTTCATCAGAGCTTTTCGGGTTAAAAAATTTtggtttaatatttaatttcaTGGGTTTAGGAAACCCGATAGGTGCTCTTTTATTCTCCGGGATGCTTGCGGGTTATGTATATGATACAGAGGAAGCTAAGCAAGGCGGGCCCACGTGTATGGGCCCGAGTTGTTTCAGGCTCACCTTCTTTGTTCTTGCTGGTGTGTGCTCTCTAAGTGCGGTCTTGAGCTTAATATTAACCATCAGGATTAGGCCCGTTTACCAAATGCTTTACGCTGGTGGATCGTTTCGCTTGCCACAAAGCGCGGGTCATAAATCATAA
- the LOC110880062 gene encoding uncharacterized protein LOC110880062, translating into MHQSIDWFSWLSKTGLEPSLIYEYGMAFCRNELEEDDIAYFNHEFLQSMGISIAKHRLEILKLVRKQRGSNGLHPISKLMIAIKRTKRSLGRCIRAWMHPDDSSLVLVTKSYGSGYWKGNMLRRNKRLVTIKQATTTPTLLLTNGNYHKSNSFKVNTFSCPLDYDLEHDQDKKDGGDHDGHARFDEEEGGGGGYWAGGGVKEIKWDTMFQNLKPT; encoded by the coding sequence ATGCACCAATCCATTGATTGGTTTTCTTGGCTTTCAAAAACCGGTCTTGAACCTTCGCTTATATACGAATATGGGATGGCGTTTTGTCGAAACGAGCTTGAAGAAGATGATATAGCTTACTTCAACCATGAGTTCCTTCAAAGCATGGGGATCTCTATAGCCAAACACAGGTTAGAGATACTCAAGCTTGTTAGGAAACAAAGAGGGTCAAATGGTTTACACCCTATCTCAAAGCTCATGATAGCCATCAAGAGAACCAAGAGGAGTTTGGGTCGGTGCATCCGGGCATGGATGCACCCGGATGACTCATCTCTAGTCCTGGTTACTAAGAGTTATGGCTCAGGATATTGGAAAGGTAACATGTTAAGGAGAAACAAGAGATTGGTGACCATTAAACAAGCTACTACTACCCCTACTCTTTTGCTTACTAATGGTAATTATCATAAGTCTAATAGTTTTAAAGTCAACACCTTTTCATGCCCCTTGGATTATGATCTTGAACATGATCAAGACAAGAAAGATGGGGGTGACCATGATGGTCATGCGCGTTTCGATGAAGaagagggtggtggtggtggttattgGGCTGGTGGTGGTGTGAAGGAGATTAAATGGGACACCATGTTTCAGAATTTGAAACCTACTTGA